In Lonchura striata isolate bLonStr1 chromosome 14, bLonStr1.mat, whole genome shotgun sequence, one genomic interval encodes:
- the GPR174 gene encoding putative G-protein coupled receptor 174: protein MSNSSNCSETDLKPYYAVTYTVILIPGLIGNTLALWVFYGYMKETKRAVIFMINLAIADLSQVLSLPLRIFYYLTGTWEFGGGLCMFCFYLKYVNMYASIYFLVCISVRRYLFLMHPFKFSDCRRVCDVYISIVGWVVVCVGCLPFPLLRMQHQEDKNSCFVDLPIKKLDLPTSITLMTIGELVGFVTPLLIILYCSWKTILSLKEKHSASRDLGEKKKALKMILTCALVFLICFAPYHISFPLDFFVKTGQIREGCVQISVFHAVALCLASLNSCVDPIIYYFTTDEFRRRLSRQDLQDSIQLQPLSYGRMHSRDVLGEDTTEY from the coding sequence ATGAGCAACAGCTCCAACTGCAGTGAGACAGACCTCAAGCCCTACTACGCCGTCACCTACACGGTGATCCTGATCCCCGGGCTCATCGGGAACACCCTGGCCTTGTGGGTCTTCTATGGCTACATGAAAGAGACTAAAAGGGCCGTGATATTTATGATCAATTTAGCCATTGCTGACTTATCACAGGTGCTGTCCTTGCCCCTGAGGATTTTTTACTACCTGACGGGCACGTGGGAGTTCGGAGGAGGTCTCTGCATGTTCTGCTTCTACCTGAAGTACGTCAATATGTACGCCAGCATCTACTTCTTGGTGTGCATCAGCGTGAGGAGGTACCTGTTCCTCATGCACCCCTTCAAATTCAGTGACTGCAGGCGTGTCTGTGATGTCTACATCAGCATCGTGGGCTGGGTCGTGGTCTGCGTGGGCTGCCTGCCCTTCCCGCTCCTCAGGATGCAGCACCAGGAGGATAAAAACTCCTGTTTTGTGGATCTTCCCATCAAGAAACTCGACCTCCCCACCTCCATCACACTGATGACCATAGGGGAGTTGGTGGGGTTCGTGACCCCCCTGCTCATCATCCTGTACTGCTCCTGGAAGACAATCTTATCACTAAAAGAGAAGCACTCTGCTTCCCGGGACCTGGGCGAGAAGAAGAAGGCTTTAAAGATGATCCTCACCTGCGCCCTGGTGTTCCTGATTTGCTTTGCACCTTATCACATCAGCTTCCCTCTGGATTTCTTTGTGAAAACCGGGCAGATCCGGGAGGGCTGCGTGCAGATCTCGGTGTTCCACGCCGTGGCTCTGTGCCTCGCCAGCCTCAACTCCTGCGTGGATCCCATCATCTACTACTTCACCACGGACGAGTTCCGGAGACGCCTCTCCAGGCAGGATCTGCAGGACAgcatccagctccagcccctcagctaCGGCAGGATGCACTCCAGGGATGTGCTTGGGGAGGACACCACAGAATACTAG